Below is a genomic region from Streptomyces sp. RPA4-2.
TGTTGACGTCGATCGCCGCCTCCGGCACCACCGTCGTCGCGGTGTGCAGCGAGGCCCCTGAAGGAGCGGTCACCGTGTCCACCGGACGGACCGGAAAGCCCACCGGAACAGGCGACGACCCCGACGCGACCGGCGGTCCCGGCCCAGCCGACGACCCCGACGCGACCGGCGGTCCCCGCCCAGCCCACGAACCCGACGGCAGCACCGAACCCCACGCGGCCCGCGACCTCCGCACGAAGGCCGACGCCCACCCGACCGACAAGAAGGAGACGGCCGATGCGCTCACCGAAACTGGCCGCTCTTGAGCTCAGGCGGTTCGGCCGGGGCAGGCTCCCGCGTGCCGCACTCGCCGCGCTCCTCCTGTTGCCCCTGCTCTACGGCGCCCTCTACCTGTGGTCGTTCTGGGACCCGTACGGCCGCCTCGACCGCATCCCCGTCGCGCTCGTGAACGACGACCGGGGGGCGACGGCCGGGGGCGCCAGGATCAGGGCCGGCGACGACATCACCAAGGGGCTGCGCGACAGCGACACCTTCGAGTGGCACGAGGTGAGCGCCGCCGAGGCCCGCGAGGGCGTCGAGAACGGCACGTACTACCTGTCGCTGACCATGCCGTCCGACTTCAGCAGCAGGGTCGCCTCCAGCTCCGGGGACGCGCCGGAGACCGGCGCGCTCCAGGTGCGTACGAACGACGCGAACAACTACATCGTCGGGCAGATCTCGCGCACGGTCTTCAGCGAGGTGCGCACCGCGGCCTCCACGAAGGCGTCGAGATCGTTCCTCGACAAGATCTTCATCTCGTTCTCGGACATCCACGGGGAGACCGAGAAGGCGGCCAAGGGGGCCGACCGGCTCAAGGGCGGGATCGGCAAGGCCAAGAAGGGCTCCAAGAACCTGGCGGACGGTCTGAAGGAGGCCGAGAAGGGCAGCGGGAAGCTCTCCACGGGCCTCGCGAAGCTCGACAAGGGCGCGGGGGACCTGGAGGACGGTTCACGGCAGGTCGCGGACGGCACCCGGACGCTGGCCACCAAGGTCGACGGCGTCGCGGACAAGGTGGGCCCCTTCCTGAAGGTCAACGAGAAGTCGATCGGCGACACGGCCCGTCTCGTCGCCGACTCCGCCTCGGCGGTCCGCCACAACCTGCGCACCCTGGTGGAGGCGGCTCCGGCGGCCGCCAAGGGCGCGCACACGGCCTCCACCGTGCTGAACACCGTCTACAAGGCGCGCTGCGAGACCCTGCCGGTCCCCGACCCCGCGTGCCCCGATCTCAAGAAGGCCAAGCAGGCCGCCGCGGACGTGGCCGCGGTCGCCGACGACCTCGACACGCTCATCGACGACCAGGGCGGCGACCTCGACACGCTCGACCAGAACCTGGGCACGCTCCAGAAGCAGGCCCGTGCGCTCGCGAACCGCTCGCCGCACCTCTCCGAGGACCTCGGCGACGCCGTCTCCAAGATCGATGCACTGGACGCGGGCGCCGCGAAGGTCGCCACCGGCGCCGAGAAACTGCACACCGGGCTCGGCACGGCCAGGACCGGCGCGGCGGACCTCGACACGGGTGTCGGCCGGCTGACGACGGGCGCGAGCGACCTCGACGGGGGCATCTACCAGCTCGTCGGCGGCTCCGGGAAGCTGGCCGGCGGCCTGCACGACGGCGCCGGCCGGATCCCCGACTACGACCGGCAGGACCGCGACCGGCGTACCCACGTCATGGCCGATCCGGTCCAGCTCGCCTCCAGGGACCTCCACAAGGCACCCAACTACGGCACCGGTTTCGCCCCTTATTTCATCCCGCTGTCGCTGTGGGTGGGCGCGATGGTCGCCTACATGCTGATCCCGCCGCTCAACCGGCGCGCGCTCGCGGTCGGCGCCTCGGCCTGGCGCATCGCCCTGGCGGGCTGGCTGCCGGTGGCCGCCCTGGGGGTGCTGCAGACAGCGGCCCTGATGTCCGTGCTGCACTGGGCGATCGGCCTGGAGATGGTGCGGGCGGCCGGGACGGTCGGCTTCCTGTTCCTGGTGACGGCGTGCTTCGCGGCCGTCGTCCAGTGGCTGAACGCGCGCTTCGGAGCGGCCGGCCGGATCCTCGTGCTCGCCCTCCTGATGCTCCAGCTGACATCGGCGGGCGGCACGTACCCCGTCCAGACGAGTCCGCGCTTCTTCAACGCGATCCACCCCTTCCTGCCGATGAGCTACGTCGTCGAGGCCCTCCGCAGGCTCATCACCGGCGGCGGTCTGGGACCTGTCTGGCAGGCGTGCGCCGTTCTCACGGCGTTCACCGCGGGCGCCCTCGCGCTCACCGCGCTGTCGGCACGCCGCAGGCAGGTGTGGACCCTGGACCGCCTTCACCCGGAGCTGAGCCTGTGACAATCAGGGCCATGGAAAGCAGCAACACCACGGCAGGCGGCGGTCGCCGCGAGGCCACCCGGCAGAAGCTCTACGAAGCGGCCGTCACCCTCATCGCGGAACAGGGTTTCTCCGCCACCACCGTGGACGAGATCGCGGAGCGGGCCGGGGTCGCCAAAGGCACCGTCTACTACAACTTCGCCAGCAAGGCCGTCCTCTTCGAAGAGCTGCTGCGGCACGGCGTGGGGCTCCTCACCGCCTCCCTGCGCGAGGCCGCGGAACGGACCGAGCGCGAGGGCGGGACGAGAGTCGACGCCCTGGACGCGATGATCCGGGCCGGGCTCGTCTTCATGGACCGTTACCCGGCCTTCACCCAGCTGTACGTGGCCGAACTGTGGCGCACCAACCGGGCCTGGCAGTCCACGCTCATGGTGGTCAGGCGGGAGGCGGTCGCGGTCGTCGAGGACGTGCTGCGCGAGGGGGTGGCGGGCGGTGAGCTCAGCGACGAGATCGACATCCCGCTGACCGCGGCCGCTATGGTCGGCATGGTCCTGGTGGCCGCCCTGGACTGGCAGGCCTTCCAGCCCGAGCGTTCCCTGGACGACGTCCACGCGGCGCTCTCACGGCTGCTCCAGGGGCG
It encodes:
- a CDS encoding YhgE/Pip domain-containing protein, with translation MRSPKLAALELRRFGRGRLPRAALAALLLLPLLYGALYLWSFWDPYGRLDRIPVALVNDDRGATAGGARIRAGDDITKGLRDSDTFEWHEVSAAEAREGVENGTYYLSLTMPSDFSSRVASSSGDAPETGALQVRTNDANNYIVGQISRTVFSEVRTAASTKASRSFLDKIFISFSDIHGETEKAAKGADRLKGGIGKAKKGSKNLADGLKEAEKGSGKLSTGLAKLDKGAGDLEDGSRQVADGTRTLATKVDGVADKVGPFLKVNEKSIGDTARLVADSASAVRHNLRTLVEAAPAAAKGAHTASTVLNTVYKARCETLPVPDPACPDLKKAKQAAADVAAVADDLDTLIDDQGGDLDTLDQNLGTLQKQARALANRSPHLSEDLGDAVSKIDALDAGAAKVATGAEKLHTGLGTARTGAADLDTGVGRLTTGASDLDGGIYQLVGGSGKLAGGLHDGAGRIPDYDRQDRDRRTHVMADPVQLASRDLHKAPNYGTGFAPYFIPLSLWVGAMVAYMLIPPLNRRALAVGASAWRIALAGWLPVAALGVLQTAALMSVLHWAIGLEMVRAAGTVGFLFLVTACFAAVVQWLNARFGAAGRILVLALLMLQLTSAGGTYPVQTSPRFFNAIHPFLPMSYVVEALRRLITGGGLGPVWQACAVLTAFTAGALALTALSARRRQVWTLDRLHPELSL
- a CDS encoding TetR/AcrR family transcriptional regulator, translating into MESSNTTAGGGRREATRQKLYEAAVTLIAEQGFSATTVDEIAERAGVAKGTVYYNFASKAVLFEELLRHGVGLLTASLREAAERTEREGGTRVDALDAMIRAGLVFMDRYPAFTQLYVAELWRTNRAWQSTLMVVRREAVAVVEDVLREGVAGGELSDEIDIPLTAAAMVGMVLVAALDWQAFQPERSLDDVHAALSRLLQGRVSGSR